A window of Drosophila subobscura isolate 14011-0131.10 chromosome E, UCBerk_Dsub_1.0, whole genome shotgun sequence contains these coding sequences:
- the LOC117891158 gene encoding patronin isoform X28 — translation MDAAESQEIRQARQRASVKWLLSKAFNNRVPDNLKEPFYRDHENQERLKPQIIVELGNATLYCQTLSNLYSDPNYQSLNHWSIIQTLARKGVPVAESSDMPITETVLIQTNPLRINAHMSVIESLMVLYAKEISSGDRIMSAIRRISGSNYQTPPGQTYEQALLAWISHACAALKKRIVKEVETGMPDENGTRLQTPDIPPVRDFQDLCDGICLALLIAYYCPKVVPWTSVRINYLPAVEDSIHNILLVGNFSQKHLPYGVFHMTPEDVTFMRGSMKLNLVLLLTDLFNLFEIHPAKCVCYPGMDGQDVIARRTLGANEHGICHRRGLTMQPVMPIPDLRSDLDQPPVGSPSNRPPFQVPHSNSFSGGLNRRSTPPNEYQQQQQQTVAQANSNHFDGNQGEAFVVHKSRGITTLSSMHSQQQQQQQQHHHHQQQQQFHQQQQSQLQQQLQQQQQQQQEPLVPARLRQAKEKTNVESKADERGDFVAAGRPSNWEQSRRPSFAGRRSRRNSSSEDSQLTIENFGGSQDQLNTLGGRFDRERDRDRERDRERKLSNTSIAEPAVAVRSSIADARGTLQLGYDTDSGSEKQDRETEKYSMRRQASSVDNVPTVSAHNLSNASSPLPQARNKQHSSSDKDYSNSVADTFNDARSSAYDPESTPVRKSSTSSMPASPAAWQLDVGDEDMRSLENASKLSTIRMKLEERRRRIEQDKRKIEMALLRHQEKEDLESCPEVMKWETMSNESKRTPDMDPVDLDKYQAYNAPVSAYSSRPPSRDPYQQQQQLPQPMAMPQPMQFVNEHGQYMSPPQPSHYQPQSIYSDNGAPYNNHSPHYGAAAPPQYRSSVVFDDYGQPTNHFYLHESSPQPQPQVHPQRRTWAHSAAAAAYEQQQQIQQPMVDVNAWQTQQHQQQQQQQKKSQQTWMNRPPSSAGAAAQGSFMLHQNGGGGAGGSGGGGGELQHLFQVQASPQHSQRQLGGGANGVQRQQSLTNLRDNRSPKSQHGMAMPMQQEDMMAPQSICFIGDEEDVDELERNIIESMQSTRISDFVLQQQQQQQQQHHHQQQQQRLQGHGHSGRGSSSEDYDSGEMISNKLNITSGNLTYRIPSPSRPSIQANSFQDPRDSEEQPAEKGFYISFDDDQPKRPKPPLRAKRSPKKEALPLGSSSSGRDSVDHQTLLKRESLSQLHNNNNNNGSDDGHKSAGANRHSIHGLNHSNSVKSPGNATYNKYTDEAPIQLRHMGVTGSDPFGHESHPHPMQQQQQQQQQPMSPTRLQHSSSSAEAAKNKALVIGADATNLDPESVDEMERRKEKIMLLSLQRRQQQEEAKARKEIEASQKREKEREKEEERARKKEDQMARRAAILEQHRLKKAIEEAEREGKTLDRPDLHVKLQPQSSSATNPRLRQQRTTRPRPKTIHVDDASVDISEASSISSRGKKGSSSNLTGYGQLSSNSMKRDYYRGSQDSLTVKESPDDYPSTSSTPIGRRGSYKTSREPAAVERGRTLSRISVAKGSTLNFRGRKSNSLMNLCDTDSGLGRATPPRRAPSPGMGASGRHMPSPSGPGSLPPGLISKRRGFDDGSSDFSLTPNFNMEYSGPKLYKQPAAKSNRGIILNAVEYCVFPGAVNREAKQKVLEKIARSEAKHFLVLFRDAGCQFRALYSYMPESDQVTKLYGTGPSQVDEVMFDKFFKYNSGGKCFSQVHTKHLTVTIDAFTIHNSLWQGKRVQLPSKKDMALVI, via the exons GCTCGTCAACGTGCTTCCGTCAAGTGGCTGCTCTCGAAGGCCTTCAACAATCGCGTGCCGGACAACCTGAAGGAGCCCTTCTACCGCGACCATGAGAATCAGGAGCGCCTCAAGCCCCAGATCATTGTGGAGCTGGGCAACGCCACGCTCTACTGCCAGACGTTGTCCAATCTGTACTCAGATCCCAACTACCAAAGCTTGAATCACTGGTCAATAATACAGACGCTAGCGCGCAAAGGTGTGCCGGTAGCCGAGTCCTCGGACATGCCCATTACCGAAACGGTATTAATTCAAACGAATCCGTTGAGAATT aaCGCCCACATGTCTGTGATAGAATCGCTGATGGTTCTGTATGCCAAGGAGATATCATCGGGTGACCGCATCATGTCGGCCATCAGAAG AATATCTGGCAGCAATTACCAGACGCCTCCTGGCCAAACGTATGAGCAAGCTCTGCTGGCTTGGATTTCGCATGCCTGCGCCGCTCTGAAGAAGCGCATCGTCAAGGAGGTGGAGACAGGAATGCCCGATGAGAAT ggCACACGTTTGCAGACGCCGGATATACCGCCAGTGAGGGACTTTCAGGATCTGTGCGATGGCATCTGCCTGGCGCTGCTCATCGCCTACTACTGCCCCAAGGTGGTGCCATGGACGAGTGTGCGCATCAACTATCTGCCCGCTGTCGAGGACTCCATACACAATATCCTGCTCGTGGGAAATTTCTCACAAAAGCATCTGCCATATGGCGTGTTCCACATGACGCCCGAGGATGTCACCTTCATGAGGGG TTCGATGAAACTGAATCTGGTTCTGCTGCTCACGGATCTGTTCAATCTGTTCGAGATACATCCGGCCAAGTGTGTCTGCTATCCCGGCATGGATGGTCAGG ATGTCATCGCCAGGCGCACCTTGGGCGCCAATGAGCACGGAATCTGCCACAGACGGGGCCTCACAATGCAGCCCGTTATGCCCATACCCGATCTCCGCAGCGATCTCGACCAGCCGCCCGTTGGCTCGCCCTCGAATCGGCCGCCATTTCAAG TTCCGCACTCGAATTCATTCAGCGGCGGCTTAAATCGTAGATCCACCCCGCCCAATGaataccagcagcaacagcagcagacggtTGCTCAAGCAAATTCGAATCATTTCGATGGTAATCAAGGCGAag CCTTCGTCGTGCACAAGTCGCGTGGCATCACCACACTCTCATCCATgcactcgcagcagcagcaacagcagcaacaacaccaccaccatcagcaacagcaacagttccaccagcagcaacagtcgcagctacagcagcagctacagcagcaacagcagcagcagcaggagccccTGGTTCCAGCTCGCTTGCGTCAGgctaaagaaaaaaccaatGTCGAGTCCAAGGCGGATGAGAGAG GCGATTTTGTCGCTGCGGGTCGACCAAGTAACTGGGAACAGAGCCGGCGGCCAAGCTTTGCAG GGCGTCGCTCGCGCAGGAACTCCTCCAGCGAGGACTCCCAGCTGACCATCGAGAACTTTGGCGGCTCCCAGGATCAGCTGAACACGCTGGGCGGTAGATTCGATCGCGAACGGGACcgagacagggagagggacagggagcgGAAGTTGTCCAACACCAGCATTG CTGAACCCGCTGTCGCGGTGCGCTCCTCCATTGCCGATGCCCGAGGCACGCTGCAGCTTGGCTACGACACTGATTCGGGCTCGGAGAAGCAGGACCGTGAGACGGAGAAGTATTCAATGCGTCGGCAGGCAAG CAGTGTCGACAATGTGCCCACGGTGTCGGCTCACAATCTATCGAATGCGAGCAGCCCCTTGCCGCAGGCACGGAACAAGCAACATTCCAGCAGCGACAAAGACTACAGCAACAGCGTGGCGGACACCTTCAACGATGCGCGCTCGAGTGCCTACGATCCGGAGAGCACACCGGTGCGCAAAtcctccaccagcagcatgcCAGCGAGCCCAGCTGCCTGGCAGCTGGATGTGGGCGATGAGGACATGCGCTCGCTGGAGAACGCCTCCAAGCTGTCCACCATTCGCATGAAGCTGGAGGAGAGGCGGCGCCGCATTGAGCAGGACAAGCGGAAGATCGAAATGGCACTGCTCAGGCACCAGGAGAAG GAGGATCTGGAGTCATGTCCGGAAGTAATGAAGTGGGAGACGATGAGCAACGAGTCGAAGCGTACGCCAGACATGGATCCCGTCGACTTGGACAAGTACCAG GCCTACAATGCCCCAGTCAGTGCGTACAGCTCCCGTCCGCCCAGCCGCGATccctaccagcagcagcagcagctgccgcagcccatggccatgccccaGCCGATGCAGTTCGTCAACGAGCACGGCCAGTACATGTCGCCGCCGCAGCCATCCCACTACCAGCCGCAGAGCATCTACAGCGACAACGGAGCGCCCTACAACAACCACTCGCCCCACTACGGAGCGGCTGCCCCTCCGCAGTACAGGAGCAGTGTGGTCTTCGATGACTATGGCCAGCCCACGAATCACTTCTACCTGCACGAGTCctcgccacagccacagccgcaggtTCATCCCCAGCGTCGCACCTGGGCGCACtcggcagctgccgcagcctacgagcagcagcagcagatacagcAGCCCATGGTTGATGTGAATGCGTGGCAGacgcaacagcaccagcagcagcagcaacaacagaagaaGTCGCAGCAGACCTGGATGAACAGACCTCCCTCCAGCGCAGGAGCGGCGGCCCAGGGCAGCTTTATGCTCCACCAGAACGGTGGAGGAGGTGctggtggcagcggtggcggcggaggcgaGCTCCAGCATCTGTTCCAGGTGCAAGCCTCGCCGCAGCACTCGCAGCGGCAGTTGGGCGGTGGTGCCAACGGGGTGCAGAGACAGCAGTCGCTGACCAATCTGCGCGACAATCGCTCGCCCAAGTCCCAGCACggcatggccatgcccatgcagCAAGAGGACATGATGGCACCGCAGAGCATCTGCTTCATTGGcgacgaggaggatgtggaCGAGCTGGAGCGCAACATCATCGAGTCCATGCAGTCCACGCGCATCTCCGACTTTgtgcttcagcagcagcaacagcagcagcaacaacatcaccaccagcagcagcagcagcgtctgcaggggcacgggcacagtGGAAGGGGCAGCAGTTCGGAGGACTACGACAGCGGGGAGATGATTTCCAACAAGTTGAACATCACCAGCGGCAATCTCACCTACCGCATACCCTCGCCCTCGCGTCCCTCCATACAGGCAAACAGTTTCCAGGACCCGCGCGACAGCGAGGAACAGCCCGCAGAGAAGGGTTTCTACATCTCCTTCGACGACGACCAGCCCAAGCGGCCCAAGCCGCCGTTGCGCGCCAAGCGCTCGCCCAAAAAGGAGGCTCTAcccttgggcagcagcagcagcggccgggACAGCGTGGACCACCAGACTTTGCTCAAAAGGGAGTCCCTGAGCCAAttgcacaacaacaataacaacaatggcagcgatGATGGCCACAAGTCAGCGGGGGCCAACAGGCACAGCATCCACGGGCTCAACCACTCCAACAGTGTCAAATCGCCCGGCAATGCCACCTACAACAAGTACACGGACGAGGCGCCCATCCAACTACGACATATGGGCGTAACTGGTTCGGATCCATTTGGCCACGAgtcacacccacaccccatgcagcagcaacagcaacaacagcagcagcccatgTCACCCACGCGACttcagcacagcagcagcagcgccgagGCGGCCAAGAACAAGGCGCTGGTGATTGGAGCCGATGCCACCAACCTAGATCCG GAGTCTGTGGATGAAATGGAGCGACGCAAGGAGAAGATtatgctgctgtctctgcagcggcgacagcagcaggaggaggcgaaGGCGCGCAAGGAGATCGAGGCCTCGCAGAAGCGGGAAAAGGAGCGcgaaaaggaggaggagcgtgCACGCAAGAAGGAAGATCAAATGGCGCGACGAGCGGCCATATTGGAACAACACAGACTCAAGAAAGCCATCGAAGAGGCCGAACGAGAG GGTAAAACCCTGGATCGGCCCGATCTGCATGTTAAACTGCAACCACAGTCATCTAGTGCAACGAACCCGAGACTACGGCAGCAGCGCACGACACGTCCCAGGCCCAAGACCATACATGTGGACGATGCCAGTGTGGACATCAGTGAGGCTTCGAGCATCTCTAGTCGGGGCAAGAAGGGCTCCAGCTCGAATCTAACCG GCTACGGTCAACTAAGCTCAAATTCAATGAAAAGAGATTATTACAGGGGCTCGCAAGACTCCCTCACAGTGAAAG AGTCGCCCGACGATTATCCCAGTACAAGTTCAACGCCAATTGGGCGACGGGGATCCTATAAAACTTCCAGAG agccagcagccgtCGAGCGGGGCCGCACTCTGTCGCGTATCTCCGTCGCTAAGGGGAGCACACTTAATTTCCGGGGCCGAAAGTCCAATTCGCTAATGAATTTGTGCG ACACAGATTCGGGACTGGGACGCGCCACACCGCCGAGGCGTGCACCCTCGCCTGGAATGGGCGCTTCAGGTAGGCATATGCCATCCCCCTCTGGACCAGGCTCTTTGCCACCAGGTTTGATATCGAAACGTCGCGGATTTGATGACGGATCCAGCGATTTCTCATTAACTCCGAATTTTAACATGGAATATTCGG GTCCAAAACTCTACAAGCAACCAGCGGCCAAATCGAATCGCGGCATTATACTCAATGCCGTCGAATACTGCGTGTTTCCGGGCGCCGTCAACCGTGAGGCCAAACAGAAAGTGCTCGAGAAGATAGCACGCTCGGAGGCGAAACACTTCCTAGTACTCTTCCGAGATGCGGGCTGCCAGTTCCGCGCCCTCTACAGCTACATGCCCGAGTCGGATCAGGTGACCAAGCTGTACGGCACCGGACCTAGTCAAGTCGACGAAGTCATGTTCGATAAGTTCTTCAA ATACAACTCAGGGGGCAAGTGCTTCTCGCAAGTGCACACCAAGCATCTGACCGTCACCATCGATGCCTTCACAATACACAACTCGCTGTGGCAGGGCAAGCGGGTGCAGTTGCCCAGCAAAAAGGACATGGCGCTTGTGATCTAA
- the LOC117891158 gene encoding patronin isoform X16 has translation MDAAESQEIRQARQRASVKWLLSKAFNNRVPDNLKEPFYRDHENQERLKPQIIVELGNATLYCQTLSNLYSDPNYQSLNHWSIIQTLARKGVPVAESSDMPITETVLIQTNPLRINAHMSVIESLMVLYAKEISSGDRIMSAIRRISGSNYQTPPGQTYEQALLAWISHACAALKKRIVKEVETGMPDENGTRLQTPDIPPVRDFQDLCDGICLALLIAYYCPKVVPWTSVRINYLPAVEDSIHNILLVGNFSQKHLPYGVFHMTPEDVTFMRGSMKLNLVLLLTDLFNLFEIHPAKCVCYPGMDGQDVIARRTLGANEHGICHRRGLTMQPVMPIPDLRSDLDQPPVGSPSNRPPFQVPHSNSFSGGLNRRSTPPNEYQQQQQQTVAQANSNHFDGNQGEAFVVHKSRGITTLSSMHSQQQQQQQQHHHHQQQQQFHQQQQSQLQQQLQQQQQQQQEPLVPARLRQAKEKTNVESKADERGDFVAAGRPSNWEQSRRPSFAGRRSRRNSSSEDSQLTIENFGGSQDQLNTLGGRFDRERDRDRERDRERKLSNTSIAEPAVAVRSSIADARGTLQLGYDTDSGSEKQDRETEKYSMRRQASVDNVPTVSAHNLSNASSPLPQARNKQHSSSDKDYSNSVADTFNDARSSAYDPESTPVRKSSTSSMPASPAAWQLDVGDEDMRSLENASKLSTIRMKLEERRRRIEQDKRKIEMALLRHQEKEDLESCPEVMKWETMSNESKRTPDMDPVDLDKYQQQTYGSQQHLADHHYQQQQRPMQQSFGSSPHLPQAYNAPVSAYSSRPPSRDPYQQQQQLPQPMAMPQPMQFVNEHGQYMSPPQPSHYQPQSIYSDNGAPYNNHSPHYGAAAPPQYRSSVVFDDYGQPTNHFYLHESSPQPQPQVHPQRRTWAHSAAAAAYEQQQQIQQPMVDVNAWQTQQHQQQQQQQKKSQQTWMNRPPSSAGAAAQGSFMLHQNGGGGAGGSGGGGGELQHLFQVQASPQHSQRQLGGGANGVQRQQSLTNLRDNRSPKSQHGMAMPMQQEDMMAPQSICFIGDEEDVDELERNIIESMQSTRISDFVLQQQQQQQQQHHHQQQQQRLQGHGHSGRGSSSEDYDSGEMISNKLNITSGNLTYRIPSPSRPSIQANSFQDPRDSEEQPAEKGFYISFDDDQPKRPKPPLRAKRSPKKEALPLGSSSSGRDSVDHQTLLKRESLSQLHNNNNNNGSDDGHKSAGANRHSIHGLNHSNSVKSPGNATYNKYTDEAPIQLRHMGVTGSDPFGHESHPHPMQQQQQQQQQPMSPTRLQHSSSSAEAAKNKALVIGADATNLDPESVDEMERRKEKIMLLSLQRRQQQEEAKARKEIEASQKREKEREKEEERARKKEDQMARRAAILEQHRLKKAIEEAEREGKTLDRPDLHVKLQPQSSSATNPRLRQQRTTRPRPKTIHVDDASVDISEASSISSRGKKGSSSNLTGYGQLSSNSMKRDYYRGSQDSLTVKESPDDYPSTSSTPIGRRGSYKTSREPAAVERGRTLSRISVAKGSTLNFRGRKSNSLMNLCDTDSGLGRATPPRRAPSPGMGASGRHMPSPSGPGSLPPGLISKRRGFDDGSSDFSLTPNFNMEYSGPKLYKQPAAKSNRGIILNAVEYCVFPGAVNREAKQKVLEKIARSEAKHFLVLFRDAGCQFRALYSYMPESDQVTKLYGTGPSQVDEVMFDKFFKYNSGGKCFSQVHTKHLTVTIDAFTIHNSLWQGKRVQLPSKKDMALVI, from the exons GCTCGTCAACGTGCTTCCGTCAAGTGGCTGCTCTCGAAGGCCTTCAACAATCGCGTGCCGGACAACCTGAAGGAGCCCTTCTACCGCGACCATGAGAATCAGGAGCGCCTCAAGCCCCAGATCATTGTGGAGCTGGGCAACGCCACGCTCTACTGCCAGACGTTGTCCAATCTGTACTCAGATCCCAACTACCAAAGCTTGAATCACTGGTCAATAATACAGACGCTAGCGCGCAAAGGTGTGCCGGTAGCCGAGTCCTCGGACATGCCCATTACCGAAACGGTATTAATTCAAACGAATCCGTTGAGAATT aaCGCCCACATGTCTGTGATAGAATCGCTGATGGTTCTGTATGCCAAGGAGATATCATCGGGTGACCGCATCATGTCGGCCATCAGAAG AATATCTGGCAGCAATTACCAGACGCCTCCTGGCCAAACGTATGAGCAAGCTCTGCTGGCTTGGATTTCGCATGCCTGCGCCGCTCTGAAGAAGCGCATCGTCAAGGAGGTGGAGACAGGAATGCCCGATGAGAAT ggCACACGTTTGCAGACGCCGGATATACCGCCAGTGAGGGACTTTCAGGATCTGTGCGATGGCATCTGCCTGGCGCTGCTCATCGCCTACTACTGCCCCAAGGTGGTGCCATGGACGAGTGTGCGCATCAACTATCTGCCCGCTGTCGAGGACTCCATACACAATATCCTGCTCGTGGGAAATTTCTCACAAAAGCATCTGCCATATGGCGTGTTCCACATGACGCCCGAGGATGTCACCTTCATGAGGGG TTCGATGAAACTGAATCTGGTTCTGCTGCTCACGGATCTGTTCAATCTGTTCGAGATACATCCGGCCAAGTGTGTCTGCTATCCCGGCATGGATGGTCAGG ATGTCATCGCCAGGCGCACCTTGGGCGCCAATGAGCACGGAATCTGCCACAGACGGGGCCTCACAATGCAGCCCGTTATGCCCATACCCGATCTCCGCAGCGATCTCGACCAGCCGCCCGTTGGCTCGCCCTCGAATCGGCCGCCATTTCAAG TTCCGCACTCGAATTCATTCAGCGGCGGCTTAAATCGTAGATCCACCCCGCCCAATGaataccagcagcaacagcagcagacggtTGCTCAAGCAAATTCGAATCATTTCGATGGTAATCAAGGCGAag CCTTCGTCGTGCACAAGTCGCGTGGCATCACCACACTCTCATCCATgcactcgcagcagcagcaacagcagcaacaacaccaccaccatcagcaacagcaacagttccaccagcagcaacagtcgcagctacagcagcagctacagcagcaacagcagcagcagcaggagccccTGGTTCCAGCTCGCTTGCGTCAGgctaaagaaaaaaccaatGTCGAGTCCAAGGCGGATGAGAGAG GCGATTTTGTCGCTGCGGGTCGACCAAGTAACTGGGAACAGAGCCGGCGGCCAAGCTTTGCAG GGCGTCGCTCGCGCAGGAACTCCTCCAGCGAGGACTCCCAGCTGACCATCGAGAACTTTGGCGGCTCCCAGGATCAGCTGAACACGCTGGGCGGTAGATTCGATCGCGAACGGGACcgagacagggagagggacagggagcgGAAGTTGTCCAACACCAGCATTG CTGAACCCGCTGTCGCGGTGCGCTCCTCCATTGCCGATGCCCGAGGCACGCTGCAGCTTGGCTACGACACTGATTCGGGCTCGGAGAAGCAGGACCGTGAGACGGAGAAGTATTCAATGCGTCGGCAGGCAAG TGTCGACAATGTGCCCACGGTGTCGGCTCACAATCTATCGAATGCGAGCAGCCCCTTGCCGCAGGCACGGAACAAGCAACATTCCAGCAGCGACAAAGACTACAGCAACAGCGTGGCGGACACCTTCAACGATGCGCGCTCGAGTGCCTACGATCCGGAGAGCACACCGGTGCGCAAAtcctccaccagcagcatgcCAGCGAGCCCAGCTGCCTGGCAGCTGGATGTGGGCGATGAGGACATGCGCTCGCTGGAGAACGCCTCCAAGCTGTCCACCATTCGCATGAAGCTGGAGGAGAGGCGGCGCCGCATTGAGCAGGACAAGCGGAAGATCGAAATGGCACTGCTCAGGCACCAGGAGAAG GAGGATCTGGAGTCATGTCCGGAAGTAATGAAGTGGGAGACGATGAGCAACGAGTCGAAGCGTACGCCAGACATGGATCCCGTCGACTTGGACAAGTACCAG cagcaaacttaCGGGTCGCAGCAGCACCTGGCTGACCAccactaccagcagcagcagcgacccaTGCAGCAAAGCTTTGGCTCATCGCCGCATCTTCCGCAGGCCTACAATGCCCCAGTCAGTGCGTACAGCTCCCGTCCGCCCAGCCGCGATccctaccagcagcagcagcagctgccgcagcccatggccatgccccaGCCGATGCAGTTCGTCAACGAGCACGGCCAGTACATGTCGCCGCCGCAGCCATCCCACTACCAGCCGCAGAGCATCTACAGCGACAACGGAGCGCCCTACAACAACCACTCGCCCCACTACGGAGCGGCTGCCCCTCCGCAGTACAGGAGCAGTGTGGTCTTCGATGACTATGGCCAGCCCACGAATCACTTCTACCTGCACGAGTCctcgccacagccacagccgcaggtTCATCCCCAGCGTCGCACCTGGGCGCACtcggcagctgccgcagcctacgagcagcagcagcagatacagcAGCCCATGGTTGATGTGAATGCGTGGCAGacgcaacagcaccagcagcagcagcaacaacagaagaaGTCGCAGCAGACCTGGATGAACAGACCTCCCTCCAGCGCAGGAGCGGCGGCCCAGGGCAGCTTTATGCTCCACCAGAACGGTGGAGGAGGTGctggtggcagcggtggcggcggaggcgaGCTCCAGCATCTGTTCCAGGTGCAAGCCTCGCCGCAGCACTCGCAGCGGCAGTTGGGCGGTGGTGCCAACGGGGTGCAGAGACAGCAGTCGCTGACCAATCTGCGCGACAATCGCTCGCCCAAGTCCCAGCACggcatggccatgcccatgcagCAAGAGGACATGATGGCACCGCAGAGCATCTGCTTCATTGGcgacgaggaggatgtggaCGAGCTGGAGCGCAACATCATCGAGTCCATGCAGTCCACGCGCATCTCCGACTTTgtgcttcagcagcagcaacagcagcagcaacaacatcaccaccagcagcagcagcagcgtctgcaggggcacgggcacagtGGAAGGGGCAGCAGTTCGGAGGACTACGACAGCGGGGAGATGATTTCCAACAAGTTGAACATCACCAGCGGCAATCTCACCTACCGCATACCCTCGCCCTCGCGTCCCTCCATACAGGCAAACAGTTTCCAGGACCCGCGCGACAGCGAGGAACAGCCCGCAGAGAAGGGTTTCTACATCTCCTTCGACGACGACCAGCCCAAGCGGCCCAAGCCGCCGTTGCGCGCCAAGCGCTCGCCCAAAAAGGAGGCTCTAcccttgggcagcagcagcagcggccgggACAGCGTGGACCACCAGACTTTGCTCAAAAGGGAGTCCCTGAGCCAAttgcacaacaacaataacaacaatggcagcgatGATGGCCACAAGTCAGCGGGGGCCAACAGGCACAGCATCCACGGGCTCAACCACTCCAACAGTGTCAAATCGCCCGGCAATGCCACCTACAACAAGTACACGGACGAGGCGCCCATCCAACTACGACATATGGGCGTAACTGGTTCGGATCCATTTGGCCACGAgtcacacccacaccccatgcagcagcaacagcaacaacagcagcagcccatgTCACCCACGCGACttcagcacagcagcagcagcgccgagGCGGCCAAGAACAAGGCGCTGGTGATTGGAGCCGATGCCACCAACCTAGATCCG GAGTCTGTGGATGAAATGGAGCGACGCAAGGAGAAGATtatgctgctgtctctgcagcggcgacagcagcaggaggaggcgaaGGCGCGCAAGGAGATCGAGGCCTCGCAGAAGCGGGAAAAGGAGCGcgaaaaggaggaggagcgtgCACGCAAGAAGGAAGATCAAATGGCGCGACGAGCGGCCATATTGGAACAACACAGACTCAAGAAAGCCATCGAAGAGGCCGAACGAGAG GGTAAAACCCTGGATCGGCCCGATCTGCATGTTAAACTGCAACCACAGTCATCTAGTGCAACGAACCCGAGACTACGGCAGCAGCGCACGACACGTCCCAGGCCCAAGACCATACATGTGGACGATGCCAGTGTGGACATCAGTGAGGCTTCGAGCATCTCTAGTCGGGGCAAGAAGGGCTCCAGCTCGAATCTAACCG GCTACGGTCAACTAAGCTCAAATTCAATGAAAAGAGATTATTACAGGGGCTCGCAAGACTCCCTCACAGTGAAAG AGTCGCCCGACGATTATCCCAGTACAAGTTCAACGCCAATTGGGCGACGGGGATCCTATAAAACTTCCAGAG agccagcagccgtCGAGCGGGGCCGCACTCTGTCGCGTATCTCCGTCGCTAAGGGGAGCACACTTAATTTCCGGGGCCGAAAGTCCAATTCGCTAATGAATTTGTGCG ACACAGATTCGGGACTGGGACGCGCCACACCGCCGAGGCGTGCACCCTCGCCTGGAATGGGCGCTTCAGGTAGGCATATGCCATCCCCCTCTGGACCAGGCTCTTTGCCACCAGGTTTGATATCGAAACGTCGCGGATTTGATGACGGATCCAGCGATTTCTCATTAACTCCGAATTTTAACATGGAATATTCGG GTCCAAAACTCTACAAGCAACCAGCGGCCAAATCGAATCGCGGCATTATACTCAATGCCGTCGAATACTGCGTGTTTCCGGGCGCCGTCAACCGTGAGGCCAAACAGAAAGTGCTCGAGAAGATAGCACGCTCGGAGGCGAAACACTTCCTAGTACTCTTCCGAGATGCGGGCTGCCAGTTCCGCGCCCTCTACAGCTACATGCCCGAGTCGGATCAGGTGACCAAGCTGTACGGCACCGGACCTAGTCAAGTCGACGAAGTCATGTTCGATAAGTTCTTCAA ATACAACTCAGGGGGCAAGTGCTTCTCGCAAGTGCACACCAAGCATCTGACCGTCACCATCGATGCCTTCACAATACACAACTCGCTGTGGCAGGGCAAGCGGGTGCAGTTGCCCAGCAAAAAGGACATGGCGCTTGTGATCTAA